The following proteins are encoded in a genomic region of Periophthalmus magnuspinnatus isolate fPerMag1 chromosome 10, fPerMag1.2.pri, whole genome shotgun sequence:
- the pcdh18b gene encoding protocadherin-18b isoform X2 — protein sequence MGATSKQRRGDMFLCKLLLLAAVVCGVAHGKTLKYKVYEEQRVGTVIARLKEDVAGVLAKLPGSLSFRFRAMQRGSTQFLSVREEDGEISIGAKIDREKLCEKNLNCTIEFDVVTLPTEYLQLFHVEVEVLDINDNSPHFSRAIVPIEISESASVGTRMPLDGAVDPDVGDNALHTYSLAPNNFFKIEVRTRTDGAKYAELVVMRELDRESQSGYQLLLTASDNGVPPKSGSTLLKISISDSNDNSPAFDEQAYVLNLLENSPLGTLIIDLNATDPDEGTNGKIVYSFSSHVSPKILETFKINPETGHITLIKKVDYENTASYELDVQAQDMGPNSIPGLCKIVVKVADVNDNKPEININLMTPGKEEVAYISEGAPVDTFIALVRVDDSDAGLNGEVVCRLHGHGHFRLQKTYEKNYMILTNVSLDREKRSEYSLTVIAEDRGSPSLSTIKHFTVQVLDENDNPPHFEKNRYEVFKSENNSPGAYLMTVVASDPDLGTNGQVTYSVIDVLIQGSPISTYVTIDPSNGAIYALRSFDHEDVSRIAFTVQAKDGGNPPLSTNTTVLLTVLDENDNAPVILSPALRNHTAELAVWRYASPGQLVTAMKVSDRDAGANGELRCSIVSGNEEGLFIMDPRRCELRTNASLEQVTRDVVEIRVEVQDRGTARLTTWALLRLGLQETMEVLSPLYPPGSGQASLDLSLIVIISLGAVCALLLVVMVMFATARCSREKKDSRHNYNCRMAESSYQNHPKKPARQIHKTDITLVPTVNGTLPVRAHPRSPSASPTPDRGTLGSHQSHHSRQSLNSLVTISSNHVPENFALELAHATPPVEGQYQPRPSFRGNKYTRSYRYALNEMDKFSLKDSGRGDSEAGDSDYDPGRESPMERLLGEGFTETYGHDGPHRPHAGMRLCTDECRVLGHSDQCWMPPLASPASSSSDYRSNLYIPGEEARQPTDLPQESAPVPCTDNGSRNQSFSTFGKDVSGEEGEEGCEGGAVALRDDDVCGTSSLLSEMSSVFQRLLPQGLDAYVQVNETQRATSLSGVGVPLTGSLDRRRGHLPGKASPSVHQQGVAAWAANTHFQNPSMGHPQPGAYHTLKPSTKLGSQPKHCPPNNSSSKAHSTPLLTALSPALQLTPTPSVVPIPVPLPGPPAKWLPAMEEIPENYEEDDFDSVLGHLQGKRSDSRHELVDASELVAEINKLLQDVRQS from the exons ATGGGCGCAACATCGAAACAACGCAGAGGAGATATGTTTTTGTGCAAACTACTGCTCCTCGCGGCTGTTGTCTGCGGAGTGGCGCACGGGAAGACTTTGAAATATAAAGTTTACGAGGAGCAGAGGGTGGGCACGGTGATCGCGCGCTTAAAGGAGGATGTTGCTGGGGTCTTGGCTAAACTGCCCGGTTCGCTGAGCTTTCGTTTCCGTGCCATGCAAAGAGGGAGCACGCAGTTTCTTTcggtgagagaggaggacggGGAGATCAGCATCGGAGCCAAAATCGACCGCGAgaaactgtgtgagaaaaacCTAAACTGCACTATTGAATTCGACGTGGTGACGTTGCCCACGGAGTACCTGCAGCTGTTCCACGTGGAGGTCGAGGTGCTGGACATTAACGATAACTCCCCGCACTTTTCACGCGCCATCGTGCCCATCGAGATCTCCGAGAGCGCGTCAGTGGGCACGCGCATGCCGCTGGACGGGGCCGTGGATCCGGACGTGGGGGACAACGCGCTGCACACGTACTCCCTGGCGCCCAACAACTTCTTCAAGATCGAGGTGAGGACGAGGACAGACGGAGCCAAGTACGCGGAGCTGGTAGTAATGCGGGAGCTTGACCGGGAGTCGCAGTCCGGTTACCAACTCCTCCTCACGGCCTCGGACAACGGCGTGCCCCCCAAGTCCGGATCGACCCTCCTCAAAATCAGCATCTCCGACTCCAATGACAATAGTCCCGCTTTTGACGAGCAGGCCTACGTCTTAAATCTACTGGAGAACTCTCCCCTCGGGACACTTATAATCGACTTAAACGCCACGGACCCAGACGAGGGCACGAATGGAAAAATCGTCTACTCGTTCAGCAGTCACGTGTCCCCAAAGATCCTGGAGACGTTTAAAATCAACCCAGAAACAGGACACATCACCCTGATCAAAAAAGTGGACTATGAAAACACTGCGTCTTATGAGCTGGACGTGCAGGCGCAGGACATGGGACCTAACTCCATCCCGGGATTGTGTAAAATTGTGGTGAAAGTAGCGGACGTGAATGACAACAAGCCGGAGATCAACATAAACCTGATGACCCCGGGGAAGGAGGAGGTGGCGTACATTTCTGAGGGTGCTCCCGTGGACACGTTCATCGCGCTGGTCAGAGTGGATGACAGTGACGCTGGGCTGAACGGGGAGGTGGTGTGCAGGCTTCACGGGCACGGACACTTCAGGCTGCAGAAGACCTACGAGAAGAACTACATGATCCTCACCAACGTGTCTCTGGACCGAGAGAAGAGGTCTGAGTACAGCCTGACAGTCATCGCAGAGGACAGGGGCTCTCCCAGTCTGTCCACGATCAAACACTTCACGGTGCAGGTGCTGGATGAGAACGACAACCCCCCGCACTTTGAGAAAAATAGATACGAGGTGTTCAAGTCTGAGAACAACTCCCCGGGGGCCTACCTCATGACTGTGGTGGCCTCTGACCCAGACTTAGGAACAAATGGACAGGTGACGTACAGTGTCATCGATGTGCTCATCCAGGGAAGTCCTATCTCCACCTACGTCACCATCGACCCCTCTAATGGAGCCATCTATGCTCTGAGAAGCTTTGACCACGAGGACGTGAGCCGTATCGCCTTCACAGTGCAGGCCAAGGATGGAGGGAACCCCCCGCTCTCCACCAACACCACAGTGCTGCTGACTGTGCTGGATGAGAACGACAACGCCCCGGTCATCTTATCCCCTGCCCTCAGGAACCACACAGCCGAGCTGGCGGTGTGGCGGTATGCCTCCCCGGGACAGCTGGTCACCGCCATGAAGGTCAGCGACAGGGATGCGGGCGCCAATGGAGAGCTCAGGTGCTCTATCGTGTCCGGCAATGAGGAGGGGCTCTTCATCATGGACCCCCGCCGCTGTGAGCTCCGAACCAATGCCAGCCTGGAGCAGGTCACTCGGGATGTGGTGGAGATCCGTGTGGAGGTCCAGGACAGAGGCACAGCCCGGTTGACAACGTGGGCGTTGCTGAGGCTGGGGCTGCAGGAGACAATGGAGGTGCTCTCCCCGCTTTATCCCCCTGGCTCTGGGCAGGCCTCTTTGGACCTGTCCCTCATCGTCATTATCTCGCTGGGGGCCGTGTGTGCCCTGCTGCTGGTGGTCATGGTCATGTTTGCCACAGCCAGGTGCAGCCGTGAGAAGAAGGATTCCCGGCACAACTACAACTGCCGCATGGCAGAGAGCAGTTACCAGAACCACCCCAAGAAACCAGCACGGCAAATTCACAAGACTGACATCACCCTGGTGCCCACGGTCAATGGCACCCTGCCCGTCAGAGCCCACCCACGCTCCCCCTCTGCCTCACCCACACCCGACCGTGGCACCCTCGGGAGCCACCAGAGCCACCATAGCCGACAGTCTCTCAACAGCCTGGTCACCATCTCCTCCAATCATGTGCCGGAGAACTTCGCTCTAGAGCTGGCCCATGCCACGCCCCCGGTGGAG GGCCAGTACCAGCCCCGGCCAAGTTTCCGCGGCAACAAGTACACACGCAGCTACAG ATATGCCCTGAATGAGATGGATAAGTTCAGCCTGAAGGACAGTGGGCGTGGGGACAGCGAGGCTGGGGACAGTGACTACGACCCAGGCCGGGAGTCGCCCATGGAGAGGCTGCTCGGGGAGGGCTTCACAGAGACCTACGGGCACGACGGACCACACAGACCGCATGCAG GCATGAGGCTGTGCACCGATGAGTGCAGGGTCCTGGGACACTCAGACCAGTGCTGGATGCCCCCCCTGGCctcccccgcctcctcctcctctgactacAGGAGTAACCTGTACATCCCTGGAGAGGAGGCTCGACAGCCAACAGACCTGCCCCAGGAATCTGCCCCTGTGCCCTGTACCGACAACGGATCACGAAACCAAAGCTTCTCCACTTTCGGTAAAGACGTGAgcggggaggagggagaggaggggtgcgAGGGTGGTGCAGTAGCTCTTCGGGACGACGATGTGTGTGGTacttcctctctgctctctgagATGAGCAGTGTGTTCCAGAGACTGCTGCCCCAGGGCCTGGATGCCTATGTCCAGGTGAACGAGACCCAGCGAGCTACCAGTCTGAGTGGGGTGGGGGTGCCTCTGACCGGGTCCCTGGACCGCAGGAGGGGGCACCTGCCGGGCAAAGCCAGTCCCTCGGTGCACCAGCAGGGGGTAGCGGCCTGGGCCGCCAACACACATTTCCAGAACCCCAGTATGGGCCACCCTCAGCCTGGGGCTTATCACACCCTCAAACCCAGCACCAAGCTGGGCTCCCAGCCCAAACACTGCCCCCCGAATAATAGCAGCTCCAAGGCCCACAGCACCCCCCTGCTCACAGCTCTGAGCCCGGCTCTGCAGCTCACACCCACCCCGTCTGTGGTGCCCATCCCCGTGCCCCTACCCGGACCCCCCGCCAAATGGCTGCCAGCCATGGAGGAGATCCCAGAGAACTACGAGGAGGACGACTTTGACTCAGTACTGGGCCACCTGCAGGGCAAACGCAGCGACAGCAGGCATGAGCTGGTGGACGCCAGCGAGCTGGTCGCCGAGATCAACAAACTCTTACAGGACGTGCGCCAGAGCTAG
- the pcdh18b gene encoding protocadherin-18b isoform X1, translating into MGATSKQRRGDMFLCKLLLLAAVVCGVAHGKTLKYKVYEEQRVGTVIARLKEDVAGVLAKLPGSLSFRFRAMQRGSTQFLSVREEDGEISIGAKIDREKLCEKNLNCTIEFDVVTLPTEYLQLFHVEVEVLDINDNSPHFSRAIVPIEISESASVGTRMPLDGAVDPDVGDNALHTYSLAPNNFFKIEVRTRTDGAKYAELVVMRELDRESQSGYQLLLTASDNGVPPKSGSTLLKISISDSNDNSPAFDEQAYVLNLLENSPLGTLIIDLNATDPDEGTNGKIVYSFSSHVSPKILETFKINPETGHITLIKKVDYENTASYELDVQAQDMGPNSIPGLCKIVVKVADVNDNKPEININLMTPGKEEVAYISEGAPVDTFIALVRVDDSDAGLNGEVVCRLHGHGHFRLQKTYEKNYMILTNVSLDREKRSEYSLTVIAEDRGSPSLSTIKHFTVQVLDENDNPPHFEKNRYEVFKSENNSPGAYLMTVVASDPDLGTNGQVTYSVIDVLIQGSPISTYVTIDPSNGAIYALRSFDHEDVSRIAFTVQAKDGGNPPLSTNTTVLLTVLDENDNAPVILSPALRNHTAELAVWRYASPGQLVTAMKVSDRDAGANGELRCSIVSGNEEGLFIMDPRRCELRTNASLEQVTRDVVEIRVEVQDRGTARLTTWALLRLGLQETMEVLSPLYPPGSGQASLDLSLIVIISLGAVCALLLVVMVMFATARCSREKKDSRHNYNCRMAESSYQNHPKKPARQIHKTDITLVPTVNGTLPVRAHPRSPSASPTPDRGTLGSHQSHHSRQSLNSLVTISSNHVPENFALELAHATPPVEQVSQLLSMLHQGQYQPRPSFRGNKYTRSYRYALNEMDKFSLKDSGRGDSEAGDSDYDPGRESPMERLLGEGFTETYGHDGPHRPHAGMRLCTDECRVLGHSDQCWMPPLASPASSSSDYRSNLYIPGEEARQPTDLPQESAPVPCTDNGSRNQSFSTFGKDVSGEEGEEGCEGGAVALRDDDVCGTSSLLSEMSSVFQRLLPQGLDAYVQVNETQRATSLSGVGVPLTGSLDRRRGHLPGKASPSVHQQGVAAWAANTHFQNPSMGHPQPGAYHTLKPSTKLGSQPKHCPPNNSSSKAHSTPLLTALSPALQLTPTPSVVPIPVPLPGPPAKWLPAMEEIPENYEEDDFDSVLGHLQGKRSDSRHELVDASELVAEINKLLQDVRQS; encoded by the exons ATGGGCGCAACATCGAAACAACGCAGAGGAGATATGTTTTTGTGCAAACTACTGCTCCTCGCGGCTGTTGTCTGCGGAGTGGCGCACGGGAAGACTTTGAAATATAAAGTTTACGAGGAGCAGAGGGTGGGCACGGTGATCGCGCGCTTAAAGGAGGATGTTGCTGGGGTCTTGGCTAAACTGCCCGGTTCGCTGAGCTTTCGTTTCCGTGCCATGCAAAGAGGGAGCACGCAGTTTCTTTcggtgagagaggaggacggGGAGATCAGCATCGGAGCCAAAATCGACCGCGAgaaactgtgtgagaaaaacCTAAACTGCACTATTGAATTCGACGTGGTGACGTTGCCCACGGAGTACCTGCAGCTGTTCCACGTGGAGGTCGAGGTGCTGGACATTAACGATAACTCCCCGCACTTTTCACGCGCCATCGTGCCCATCGAGATCTCCGAGAGCGCGTCAGTGGGCACGCGCATGCCGCTGGACGGGGCCGTGGATCCGGACGTGGGGGACAACGCGCTGCACACGTACTCCCTGGCGCCCAACAACTTCTTCAAGATCGAGGTGAGGACGAGGACAGACGGAGCCAAGTACGCGGAGCTGGTAGTAATGCGGGAGCTTGACCGGGAGTCGCAGTCCGGTTACCAACTCCTCCTCACGGCCTCGGACAACGGCGTGCCCCCCAAGTCCGGATCGACCCTCCTCAAAATCAGCATCTCCGACTCCAATGACAATAGTCCCGCTTTTGACGAGCAGGCCTACGTCTTAAATCTACTGGAGAACTCTCCCCTCGGGACACTTATAATCGACTTAAACGCCACGGACCCAGACGAGGGCACGAATGGAAAAATCGTCTACTCGTTCAGCAGTCACGTGTCCCCAAAGATCCTGGAGACGTTTAAAATCAACCCAGAAACAGGACACATCACCCTGATCAAAAAAGTGGACTATGAAAACACTGCGTCTTATGAGCTGGACGTGCAGGCGCAGGACATGGGACCTAACTCCATCCCGGGATTGTGTAAAATTGTGGTGAAAGTAGCGGACGTGAATGACAACAAGCCGGAGATCAACATAAACCTGATGACCCCGGGGAAGGAGGAGGTGGCGTACATTTCTGAGGGTGCTCCCGTGGACACGTTCATCGCGCTGGTCAGAGTGGATGACAGTGACGCTGGGCTGAACGGGGAGGTGGTGTGCAGGCTTCACGGGCACGGACACTTCAGGCTGCAGAAGACCTACGAGAAGAACTACATGATCCTCACCAACGTGTCTCTGGACCGAGAGAAGAGGTCTGAGTACAGCCTGACAGTCATCGCAGAGGACAGGGGCTCTCCCAGTCTGTCCACGATCAAACACTTCACGGTGCAGGTGCTGGATGAGAACGACAACCCCCCGCACTTTGAGAAAAATAGATACGAGGTGTTCAAGTCTGAGAACAACTCCCCGGGGGCCTACCTCATGACTGTGGTGGCCTCTGACCCAGACTTAGGAACAAATGGACAGGTGACGTACAGTGTCATCGATGTGCTCATCCAGGGAAGTCCTATCTCCACCTACGTCACCATCGACCCCTCTAATGGAGCCATCTATGCTCTGAGAAGCTTTGACCACGAGGACGTGAGCCGTATCGCCTTCACAGTGCAGGCCAAGGATGGAGGGAACCCCCCGCTCTCCACCAACACCACAGTGCTGCTGACTGTGCTGGATGAGAACGACAACGCCCCGGTCATCTTATCCCCTGCCCTCAGGAACCACACAGCCGAGCTGGCGGTGTGGCGGTATGCCTCCCCGGGACAGCTGGTCACCGCCATGAAGGTCAGCGACAGGGATGCGGGCGCCAATGGAGAGCTCAGGTGCTCTATCGTGTCCGGCAATGAGGAGGGGCTCTTCATCATGGACCCCCGCCGCTGTGAGCTCCGAACCAATGCCAGCCTGGAGCAGGTCACTCGGGATGTGGTGGAGATCCGTGTGGAGGTCCAGGACAGAGGCACAGCCCGGTTGACAACGTGGGCGTTGCTGAGGCTGGGGCTGCAGGAGACAATGGAGGTGCTCTCCCCGCTTTATCCCCCTGGCTCTGGGCAGGCCTCTTTGGACCTGTCCCTCATCGTCATTATCTCGCTGGGGGCCGTGTGTGCCCTGCTGCTGGTGGTCATGGTCATGTTTGCCACAGCCAGGTGCAGCCGTGAGAAGAAGGATTCCCGGCACAACTACAACTGCCGCATGGCAGAGAGCAGTTACCAGAACCACCCCAAGAAACCAGCACGGCAAATTCACAAGACTGACATCACCCTGGTGCCCACGGTCAATGGCACCCTGCCCGTCAGAGCCCACCCACGCTCCCCCTCTGCCTCACCCACACCCGACCGTGGCACCCTCGGGAGCCACCAGAGCCACCATAGCCGACAGTCTCTCAACAGCCTGGTCACCATCTCCTCCAATCATGTGCCGGAGAACTTCGCTCTAGAGCTGGCCCATGCCACGCCCCCGGTGGAG CAAGTCTCACAGCTTCTGTCCATGCTCCATCAGGGCCAGTACCAGCCCCGGCCAAGTTTCCGCGGCAACAAGTACACACGCAGCTACAG ATATGCCCTGAATGAGATGGATAAGTTCAGCCTGAAGGACAGTGGGCGTGGGGACAGCGAGGCTGGGGACAGTGACTACGACCCAGGCCGGGAGTCGCCCATGGAGAGGCTGCTCGGGGAGGGCTTCACAGAGACCTACGGGCACGACGGACCACACAGACCGCATGCAG GCATGAGGCTGTGCACCGATGAGTGCAGGGTCCTGGGACACTCAGACCAGTGCTGGATGCCCCCCCTGGCctcccccgcctcctcctcctctgactacAGGAGTAACCTGTACATCCCTGGAGAGGAGGCTCGACAGCCAACAGACCTGCCCCAGGAATCTGCCCCTGTGCCCTGTACCGACAACGGATCACGAAACCAAAGCTTCTCCACTTTCGGTAAAGACGTGAgcggggaggagggagaggaggggtgcgAGGGTGGTGCAGTAGCTCTTCGGGACGACGATGTGTGTGGTacttcctctctgctctctgagATGAGCAGTGTGTTCCAGAGACTGCTGCCCCAGGGCCTGGATGCCTATGTCCAGGTGAACGAGACCCAGCGAGCTACCAGTCTGAGTGGGGTGGGGGTGCCTCTGACCGGGTCCCTGGACCGCAGGAGGGGGCACCTGCCGGGCAAAGCCAGTCCCTCGGTGCACCAGCAGGGGGTAGCGGCCTGGGCCGCCAACACACATTTCCAGAACCCCAGTATGGGCCACCCTCAGCCTGGGGCTTATCACACCCTCAAACCCAGCACCAAGCTGGGCTCCCAGCCCAAACACTGCCCCCCGAATAATAGCAGCTCCAAGGCCCACAGCACCCCCCTGCTCACAGCTCTGAGCCCGGCTCTGCAGCTCACACCCACCCCGTCTGTGGTGCCCATCCCCGTGCCCCTACCCGGACCCCCCGCCAAATGGCTGCCAGCCATGGAGGAGATCCCAGAGAACTACGAGGAGGACGACTTTGACTCAGTACTGGGCCACCTGCAGGGCAAACGCAGCGACAGCAGGCATGAGCTGGTGGACGCCAGCGAGCTGGTCGCCGAGATCAACAAACTCTTACAGGACGTGCGCCAGAGCTAG